In one Nicotiana sylvestris chromosome 8, ASM39365v2, whole genome shotgun sequence genomic region, the following are encoded:
- the LOC138874757 gene encoding uncharacterized protein: protein MDNLTKAQNRMKQYADSKRSDRNFEVGDTVFLKLQPYRQTSVVICRNLNLVAKFYGSFEVLRRIGMVAYEIKPPLGSKIHPIFHVSQLKKAMGNHVQQSKEPPICTDDGQFLTEPVAILDRRIVKKGNKASTQVLVQWEILSKDEATWADYTFLTP, encoded by the coding sequence ATGGACAATCTGACCAAGGCACAAAATAGGATGAAGCAATACGCTGATTCTAAGAGAAGTGATAGGAATTTCGAAGTTGGAGACACGGTGTTCTTGAAACTACAACCCTATCGGCAAACATCAGTTGTAATCTGCCGGAATTTGAACTTGGTGGCTAAATTTTATGGGTCTTTTGAAGTGCTCCGCAGAATTGGCATGGTCGCTTATGAGATCAAGCCTCCATTGGGATCAAAAATTCACCCCATTTTCCATGTATCTCAGTTAAAGAAGGCAATGGGAAATCATGTGCAACAATCAAAGGAACCACCAATTTGCACTGATGATGGTCAGTTCTTGACTGAACCAGTAGCCATCTTAGACCGCCGAATTGTGAAGAAAGGCAACAAAGCTTCTACCCAAGTCCTAGTTCAGTGGGAAATCCTTTCCAAGGATGAGGCTACATGGGCAGATTACACTTTCCTCACACCCTAG